A genomic window from Synechococcus sp. CBW1107 includes:
- the secA gene encoding preprotein translocase subunit SecA, with translation MLKLLLGDPNARKLKRYQPIVSDINLLEEDISPLSDDQLRGKTAEFRQRLENAGSPARQRQLLDELLPEAFAVVREAGKRVLGMRHFDVQLIGGMVLHEGQIAEMKTGEGKTLVATLPAYLNALTGAGVHVVTVNDYLARRDAEWMGQVHRFLGLSVGLIQQDMAPADRRRNYACDITYATNSELGFDYLRDNMANDIEEVVQRDFHYCIIDEVDSILVDEARTPLIISGQVERPQEKYMRAAEIAALLERAEGMAKDGIDPEGDYEVDEKQRNVTLTDEGYAKAESLLGVSDLFDPADPWAHYITNALKAKELFIKDVNYIVRGDDAVIVDEFTGRVMPGRRWSDGQHQAIEAKENLPIQPETQTLASITYQNFFLLYPRLAGMTGTAKTEEVEFEKTYKLEVTVVPTNRPRSRQDLVDQVYKNEAAKWRAVAAETAEIHRASRPVLVGTTSVEKSELLSGLLAEQGIPHNLLNAKPENVEREAEIIAQAGRAGAVTIATNMAGRGTDIILGGNSDYMARLKLREVLLPRLVRPEDGHLPPVPSQQSLPAPAGFGRQSDPSSLPAAPSEARAIGALYPCALSEATERELGELARELVKAWGDRALTVLELEDRIAQAAEKAPAEDPQIQQLRRTIARVRGEYDAVVKQEEEQVRQAGGLHVIGTERHESRRVDNQLRGRAGRQGDPGSTRFFLSLEDNLLRIFGGDRVAGLMNAFRVEEDMPIESGMLTRSLEGAQKKVETYYYDIRKQVFEYDEVMNNQRKAVYAERRRVLEGRELKLQVIGYGERTMSDIVDAYVNPDLPPEEWDLGQLVAKVKEFVYLLEDLTPDQLAGLNTEELKAFLREQLRNAYDLKESQIEQARPGLMREAERFFILQQIDTLWREHLQAMDALRESVGLRGYGQKDPLIEYKNEGYDMFLDMMTAMRRNVIYSMFMFAPQIQTSGVGA, from the coding sequence ATGCTCAAGCTGCTGCTTGGTGATCCCAATGCCCGCAAGCTGAAGCGCTACCAGCCGATCGTCTCCGACATCAACCTGCTGGAGGAGGACATCTCCCCCCTCAGCGATGATCAGTTGCGCGGCAAGACCGCTGAGTTCCGCCAGCGGCTGGAGAACGCCGGCAGTCCTGCCCGGCAGCGCCAGCTGCTCGACGAACTGCTGCCCGAAGCCTTCGCCGTGGTGCGTGAAGCCGGCAAGCGGGTTCTTGGCATGCGTCACTTCGATGTGCAGCTGATCGGCGGCATGGTGCTTCATGAGGGGCAGATCGCCGAGATGAAGACGGGCGAGGGCAAGACCCTGGTGGCGACCCTGCCGGCCTACCTGAACGCCCTCACCGGAGCAGGAGTTCACGTGGTGACCGTGAACGACTATCTCGCCCGCCGCGATGCCGAGTGGATGGGCCAGGTGCATCGCTTTCTCGGTCTCTCGGTTGGCCTGATTCAGCAGGACATGGCGCCGGCAGACCGCCGCCGCAATTACGCCTGCGACATCACCTATGCCACCAACAGCGAGCTCGGGTTCGATTACCTGCGTGACAACATGGCGAACGATATCGAGGAGGTGGTGCAACGGGATTTCCACTACTGCATCATTGACGAAGTTGACTCCATTCTCGTCGATGAAGCGCGCACGCCTCTGATCATTTCAGGTCAGGTGGAGCGACCCCAGGAGAAATACATGCGGGCTGCAGAGATTGCCGCCCTGCTTGAGCGTGCTGAGGGAATGGCTAAGGACGGAATTGATCCTGAGGGTGATTACGAAGTCGACGAAAAGCAGCGTAACGTTACCCTCACCGATGAAGGGTATGCCAAGGCTGAGAGTCTGCTGGGCGTTTCCGACCTGTTCGATCCTGCGGATCCCTGGGCCCACTACATCACCAATGCTCTGAAAGCCAAGGAGCTCTTCATCAAGGACGTGAATTACATTGTTCGCGGCGATGACGCCGTGATTGTGGATGAATTCACTGGCCGCGTCATGCCAGGCCGGCGCTGGAGTGATGGCCAGCACCAGGCGATCGAGGCCAAGGAAAACCTGCCCATTCAGCCGGAAACTCAGACTCTTGCCAGCATCACCTATCAGAACTTCTTCCTCCTGTATCCGCGACTGGCGGGCATGACCGGCACCGCCAAGACCGAGGAAGTGGAATTCGAGAAGACCTACAAGCTCGAGGTCACGGTGGTACCGACCAACCGTCCCCGTTCCCGTCAGGATCTGGTGGATCAGGTCTACAAGAACGAGGCGGCCAAATGGCGTGCCGTAGCGGCGGAAACGGCCGAGATCCACCGTGCCTCCAGGCCGGTGTTGGTGGGAACGACCAGTGTCGAGAAATCGGAGTTGCTGTCGGGCCTGCTGGCGGAGCAGGGGATCCCCCACAACCTGCTCAATGCCAAGCCCGAGAACGTCGAGCGCGAGGCTGAGATCATCGCCCAGGCCGGCAGGGCCGGGGCCGTGACCATCGCCACCAACATGGCCGGTCGCGGCACCGACATCATCCTGGGAGGCAACTCCGACTACATGGCCCGCCTCAAGTTGCGCGAGGTGCTGTTGCCGCGTCTGGTCCGTCCTGAGGACGGCCACCTTCCGCCTGTGCCGTCTCAGCAATCCCTGCCAGCACCAGCCGGTTTTGGCCGACAGTCGGATCCATCCAGTCTCCCGGCGGCGCCCAGCGAAGCCCGTGCGATCGGCGCCCTTTACCCCTGCGCCCTCAGTGAAGCCACGGAACGCGAGCTTGGTGAGCTGGCCCGGGAGCTGGTGAAGGCCTGGGGTGACCGGGCTCTCACGGTGCTTGAACTGGAGGATCGCATCGCCCAGGCAGCGGAGAAGGCCCCTGCGGAGGATCCCCAGATCCAGCAGCTGCGCCGCACGATCGCCAGGGTGCGCGGTGAGTATGACGCGGTGGTGAAGCAGGAGGAGGAGCAGGTGCGCCAGGCCGGTGGCCTGCATGTGATCGGCACCGAACGACACGAGTCGCGCCGGGTCGACAATCAGTTGCGCGGCCGTGCTGGCCGTCAGGGCGACCCCGGGAGCACACGCTTCTTCCTCTCGCTGGAAGATAATCTGCTGCGTATCTTCGGTGGTGATCGGGTAGCCGGGCTGATGAATGCCTTCCGCGTGGAGGAAGACATGCCGATCGAATCCGGGATGCTGACCCGCTCCCTGGAAGGGGCTCAGAAGAAGGTTGAAACTTATTACTACGACATCCGCAAGCAGGTGTTCGAGTACGATGAAGTGATGAACAACCAGCGCAAGGCTGTTTATGCCGAGCGGAGGCGTGTGCTCGAAGGGCGTGAACTCAAACTGCAGGTAATTGGCTATGGCGAGCGCACCATGTCCGACATCGTCGACGCCTATGTGAATCCCGATCTCCCGCCCGAGGAGTGGGATCTGGGTCAGCTTGTGGCCAAGGTCAAGGAGTTCGTTTATTTACTGGAGGATCTCACCCCGGATCAACTCGCGGGTCTCAACACCGAGGAGCTCAAGGCCTTTCTTCGAGAGCAGCTTCGAAATGCCTATGACCTCAAGGAAAGCCAGATCGAGCAGGCGAGGCCGGGACTGATGCGGGAGGCCGAGCGCTTCTTCATCCTTCAGCAGATCGACACCCTCTGGAGAGAGCATCTTCAGGCTATGGATGCCCTGCGGGAGTCCGTTGGCCTGCGCGGCTATGGCCAGAAGGATCCTCTGATCGAATACAAGAATGAGGGCTATGACATGTTCCTTGACATGATGACCGCGATGCGTCGAAATGTGATCTATTCAATGTTCATGTTCGCGCCCCAGATCCAGACTTCCGGGGTAGGCGCCTAG
- the cysE gene encoding serine O-acetyltransferase: MIRRLLNPILADLRIIRERDPAARGTLEILLCYPGFQALVLHRLSHRLWTLNVPLLPRLCSQIGRLLTGIEIHPGARIGHGVFIDHGMGVVIGETAEIGDRCLLFQGVTLGGTGKEHGKRHPTLAENVVVGAGAKVLGAITVGTNTRIGAGSVVLRDVGPDSTVVGVPGRVIHQSGVRIDPLAHSQLPDAEAKVIRNLMERIDTLESELSRLQTCLREVAAGRPLQEACGGRAQSLKDREIMEFLGSGGDSELEGDPGGRINPAMNAPS, translated from the coding sequence ATGATCAGACGACTCCTGAACCCCATACTCGCTGATCTGCGCATCATCCGGGAACGCGACCCGGCAGCTCGCGGCACCCTCGAGATCCTGCTCTGCTACCCGGGCTTCCAGGCCCTGGTGCTGCACCGGCTCAGTCACCGCCTCTGGACGCTGAACGTGCCGCTGCTGCCGCGGCTGTGCTCGCAGATCGGCCGCCTGCTCACCGGCATTGAGATCCATCCGGGAGCCAGGATCGGCCACGGGGTGTTCATCGACCACGGAATGGGTGTGGTGATTGGTGAAACCGCCGAGATCGGTGACCGCTGCCTGTTGTTTCAGGGCGTCACCCTGGGTGGCACCGGCAAGGAACACGGCAAGCGCCACCCCACCCTGGCGGAGAACGTGGTGGTCGGCGCTGGCGCCAAGGTGCTGGGTGCCATCACGGTGGGCACCAACACCCGTATCGGAGCCGGCTCGGTGGTGCTGCGCGATGTGGGCCCCGACAGCACGGTCGTCGGGGTTCCCGGTCGCGTCATTCACCAGTCGGGCGTGCGGATCGATCCCCTCGCCCACTCCCAGCTGCCCGATGCGGAGGCCAAGGTGATCCGCAACCTGATGGAGCGCATCGACACCCTCGAGAGCGAACTCAGCCGATTGCAGACCTGTCTGCGCGAGGTGGCTGCCGGCCGCCCCCTCCAGGAAGCCTGCGGCGGCAGGGCCCAGAGCCTGAAGGATCGGGAAATCATGGAGTTCCTCGGCAGCGGCGGCGACAGCGAACTCGAAGGAGACCCAGGTGGCCGAATCAATCCGGCGATGAACGCGCCATCATAA
- a CDS encoding GNAT family N-acetyltransferase, which produces MTSPSPPPAANDDRRGRPDPDGLRLIRHRPGAPGLQLGLGPGGLPLGALGQLKRLLDEDSFWAQGRSHRQLRRMLSGSDAVVTAWGARPGGLGRAMELVGFGRATSDGLFRAVLWDVVVAGSHRGQGIGRRVVRTLLEDPALAQTERVYLMTTRGQRFYRQLGFRDVGSQNLLMLDQVSTDSSG; this is translated from the coding sequence TTGACATCGCCGAGCCCACCCCCTGCCGCGAACGATGACCGGCGCGGTCGCCCCGATCCTGACGGGTTGCGACTGATCCGACATCGCCCGGGGGCCCCTGGCCTGCAGCTGGGGCTTGGACCTGGGGGACTCCCGCTCGGGGCGCTCGGGCAACTCAAGAGGCTGCTGGATGAAGACAGCTTCTGGGCCCAGGGGCGAAGCCACCGGCAGCTGCGGAGGATGCTCAGCGGCAGCGACGCCGTGGTCACCGCCTGGGGAGCGCGACCCGGTGGCCTGGGGAGGGCGATGGAGCTGGTCGGATTCGGGAGGGCCACCAGCGACGGACTGTTCCGGGCGGTGCTGTGGGATGTGGTGGTCGCAGGCAGCCACCGTGGCCAGGGGATCGGCCGTCGCGTGGTGCGCACCCTGCTGGAGGATCCCGCCCTCGCCCAAACCGAACGGGTGTACCTGATGACCACACGAGGTCAGCGGTTCTACCGCCAACTCGGTTTCAGGGACGTCGGCAGCCAGAACCTGCTGATGCTGGATCAGGTCTCGACAGATTCAAGCGGATGA